The genomic segment CGGGTCGTCGGACGGCTCCGGGAGCGCGCGGAGGGCAAGGGGAGTCCGTTACCTCCCGGCACCGAACTGCGGGAGTGCGACGGCGATCCCGGGCGGCTGATCGGCCTGTGGGAGGGCGCGGAGCTGGCCGTGGTGGTGGACGCCGCCCACGCGCACCCTCCGTCTCCGGGCCGGGTCCACCGGCTGGAGCTGGACCGGCGCCGGCTGTGGCGGGACGGGGCGGCCAGCTCGCACGGGCTCGGGCTCGGCGAGGCGGTGGAACTCTCCCGCGCGCTGGGCACGCTGCCCGCCCGTCTCGTCGTGTACGCGGTGGAGGGCGCGGACAGCACCCTGGGCACCGGGCTGTCCGCTCCGGTCGCCGCGGCCGTGGAGCCGCTCACCGCACGGATCGAGGCCGACATCGGGAGCGGCGGCGGGACCGGATGCTCCGGGGACGGCCCGCCCGGGATCCCTGCCGGGCCGGCGCGGCCCGCGGAACGCCCGGGGTCCGCGGGCGGCCCCGGCCCGGACCGGCCGCCGGGCCCCGGGCCGGACGGGAGCGCCTCCGCGGGCGGGGGCACCGCCGCGGCCGGAGCAGGCGGCGACGGCGACGGCGGGGGGTGAACCACCGTGTCCGGGACGACGGACGGGACCGCGCGGGCCGCGCGGCGCGTCGAGGTGTCCGGCACCGTGCAGGGCGTCGGCTTCCGCCCGTTCGTCCACCGCACCGCCACCCGTCTGGGCCTGGACGGCTGGGTGCGCAACGCCGGCGGGCAGGTGATCGTGACCGCCGCCGGGCCCCCGGAGGCGCTGGACGCGTTCGTCGAACAGCTGCGCGGTGACGCCCCGCCACTCGCGCGGGTCGGCCGGGTCCGCGTCACCCGGCTGACCGGACGTGCCCCCGACCCGGGCTCGGGTTTCGCCGTCCGCGACAGCACTCCGCACATGGACGGCGCGGACGGCGGCCGGGACCGGACGGCCCGCCCGGTGCCCGGCTCAACGGCCTTGCCCCCGGACCTGGTTGACAGGGCGGCGGACGGCGAGGGCGACGACGACTCCGTCGAAGACGTGGCCCGCGCCGGCGAGGCGGCCGTCCGGGAGATCCCGCCCGACGCGGCGACCTGCGCGGCCTGTCTGCGCGAGCTGTTCGACCCCGCCGACCGCCGCCACCGCTATCCCTTCGTCAACTGCACCGACTGCGGCCCGCGCGCGACCGTCATCGAGGACCTGCCGTACGACCGCGAACGCACCACGATGCGCGGCTTCCCGCTCTGCGCGCGGTGCGCGGCCGAGTACGCCGACCCCGCCGACCGGCGCTTCCACGCCGAGCCGCTGGCCTGTCCCGAGTGCGGGCCCCGGCTTGCGTGGCGGGCGGCCGGCGGGCCGGTGTCCGCGAGCGGCGGGGAGGCGCTGCGGCGGGCGGCCGCCGTCGTCGCGGGCGGCGGCATCGTGGCCGTCAAGGCACTGGGCGGCTATCAACTGGTGTGCGACGCGCGGAACGCGGCGGCCGTGGCCGAGCTGCGGCGGCGCAAGCACCGCCCCGCCAAGCCGCTCGCCGTGATGGTGCGCGACCTGGCCGCGGCACGGCGGCTGGCCCGGGTCGGCCCCGCCGAGCAGGCCGTGCTCACCTCCCCGGCCGCCCCGGTGGTCCTGTGCCGCGCCCACACCGCGCCGCCGCTCGCCGCCCACACCCCGGCGCCTCCCCCCGCGCCGGACGGCGCGGCCCCCGTCCGGCCGGATCCGGGCGCCGCCGTGGAGAGCCGCAGGGCGCCCCCGCCGGGCCCGGTGGCGCCCGGTGTCCACCCCGGCACCCACCGGATCGGGCTGTTCCTGCCCACGTCGGGGCTGCACCATCTGCTGCTGCACGACCTGGCCCGGCCGCTGGTCGTCACCAGCGGCAACCTCGCCGGTGAGCCCATCGCCACCGACGACGCCGAGGCCGTCCGGCTGCTGTCCTCCGTCGCCGACGGCTTCCTCTTCCACGACCGGCCGATCCGCGCCCGCTACGACGACTCGGTCGTGCTCGTCGCCCGCGGCCGGCCGCTGACCGTCCGCCGGGCGCGCGGCTGTGCCCCGGCGCCGCTGCCGCTGCCCGTGCCCGCGGCTGTCCCGCTGGCCGCGGCCGGGGCGCAGCTCAAGCACACCTTCGCCCTGGCCTCCGGTCACCGCGCGGTCCTCGGGCCGCACACGGGCGACCTCCAGGACGCCCGCGCCCAGGAGGCGTTCGCGGCCTCGTACGCCGATCTGACGCGGCTCACCGGCATCACCCCGCGCGTGGTCGCGCACGACCCGCATCCCGGCTATCTCTCCACCCAGTGGGCGCGGGCCCTGCTGCCGGACGCCCTCGTCCCGGTCCAGCACCACCACGCGCACATCGCCGCCGTCGCCGCCGAGCACGGCCTGCGGGAGCCGGTCACCGGTGTCGCCTACGACGGCCTCGGGCTCGGCGACGACGGCACGCTGTGGGGCGGCGAGATCCTGGTCGCCGGCCTGACCGGCTGCCGCCGCGTCGGCCGCTGGGGCACGGCCCCGCTGCCGGGCGGGGAGGCGGCGGTACGGAACCCGGCCCGGATGGCCCTCGGCTACCTCCACGGCGCCGAACCCCTGGGCGCGCCCCCGCCGCCCCCCGCACTCGCCCGCCCGTTCACCGGCCGGCTCGACCCGCGCCACGTGGCCGTCGTCCGGGCGATGATCGCCCGCGGCCTCAACTCCCCCCGCGCGTCCAGCGTCGGGCGGCTGTTCGACGCGGCGGCGGCGCTGCTCGGCCTCGGCGACACGGTCTCCTACGAGGGCGAGGCCGCCGTGGCCCTGGAGACGGCGGCCGGCACGGTCCGCGCCGAGCCGCCTTCCTGGCGCGTCGTCCGGGCGGGCGGGCTGTGGGTCTCCGACCCCGTGCCCGTCCTCACCGGACTGCTGGAGCGGCAGGCCGCGGGGGTCCCGGTGCCGGAGCTGGCCGCCGCGTTCCACACCGCGGTCGCCGCGGCCACCGCCGCCCTGGTCGAACGGGCCGTCGCGGAGGGCGCGCCGCGCACGGTCTGCCTGGCCGGCGGCTGCTTCCAGAACCACCGTCTGCTCACGGAGGTCTCCGCGCTGCTCCGCGACCGGGGGCTGCGGGTGCTGACCGGCAGCGCCGTCCCGGTCGGCGACGGCGGCATCAGCTACGGCCAGGCGGCCGTCGCCGCGGCCCTGCTGCGAGCGTGAACGCCTGAGAGGAGCGTGATCCCCATGTGCCTGGGCATCCCCGGCCGGGTGATGGACGTCCGCGAGGACGCGGGCCTGCGCATGGCCACCGTCGACTTCGGCGGTGTACGGCGCGAGGCCTGCCTGGAGTACACCCCGGAGGCGGTGCCCGGCATGTACGTCATCGTGCACGTCGGCTTCGCCATCACCGTCGTCGACGAGGAGGAGGCCCGCCGCACCCTCGATGTTCTCCGCGCCATGACGGACGCGGTGGCGGGCGAACTGGGCGAGCCCCTTCCGGAGCCGCCCGGGCCCGCACCGTCGGCAAGTGCGGAGGGAACAGAGTGGGCACGGTGAAGCGGCGCGGCCGCGTCAGCCGGTGTCGAGGCCGTCGACCGGACGGTGCGGAGAAAGCACGTGAAGGCAGCCGCGCGGGTGGGGGGTGCCCGCTCTGTTCACCGTGCTGAGCCGGGCCGTGGTCCGCAGGGGGCCGAACGTCCCGGGCGCCGTGCCCCGTCGGCCCTCACGGCCGTGGGGCGCGGGGGGCGAGACTGGGCGCGTCACGCCCCGACCTCCGGGAGCCGCCACCATGTCCGCATCCGGCCGCACCCCCGTGCCATCCCTGCCGCCCGGGCCGCCGGGGGGCCATCGGGCGCCGCGCGTCGTCGTCGGCGTCGACGGGTCGGCCGGTTCGGTCGCCGCGCTGCGGTGGGCCGCCGCCCGGGCTCCGTCGCTGGGCGCGGATCTCGTCGTCGTCCACGCCTGGGAGCCGGCCGCCGTCCGCCGCGCGCCGTATGCCCCGGCCGCTGCCCGCCCGTCGGCGGAGGAGTCGCGGGGCCGCGCCGGCGAGGTCCTGGAGCGGGCGCTCCGCGCCGGGCTCGGGCCGGGTGCGGAGGCCGGGGTCCGCGCGGTCCTCGCCGAGGGCCCGCCGGCGGCGGTGCTCCTGCGGTACGCGGACGAGGCCCTGCTGCTCGCCCTGGGGCGGCGCCCGCCGCCGGGACCGGGCCCCGGGCCGGTTACCCCGGACGCGGGCGGCGGACCGGTGGCGCGGGACTGCCTGCGGCACACCCGCTGTCCGGTGGTCGTCGTCCCCGGCGAACCGGCCCTGCCGCACGGCGGCCACGGCGCACCGGGCCCCGGCCCGGGGGCGTACAGCGCGGAGCCGTACCGCGCCGGGGTGTACGAGGAGTACGGCGCGGTGCCCTGCGGTCCCCCGGTACGGGCCCCCCGGCCCCCGCGGGCGGCGGTCGCGGCGCACCGGCACTGAGAACAGGGACGGCGGACCGCCGCCGCACGGCCCCGGACCGAGCAAGACCCGACCACACCCCCGAGGGGGAATCATGGCGGAGACCGGAACGGACATCGGCGCCCCGGCCGTACTCGACCGGGACGGGCTCGACGCGCTCGTGAGGGCGCTGGCCGCGCGCGGCCGGACGGTGATCGGGCCGACCGTGCGCGACGGGGCCGTCGTCCTCGCCGAGATCGACTCGGGCGACCGGCTGCCCTACGGCTGGGGGGTCGAACTGGCGGCCGGACGCTACCGGTTGCGGCGGCGCACCGACGGCGCGGCCTTCGCGCACAGCGCCGGGCCGCAGTCCTGGAAGACGTATCTGCATCCGGAACGGGTGCGGCAGTGGAGCGCCGACCGCGCGCCGGACGGCGGCCTCACCGTCACCGCCGGGGAGGGGGAGGGCGCCGCGCGGCCGTCGTTCGCCTTCATCGGCGTCCGGCCGTGTGATCTGCGGGCCATCGCCGTGCAGGACCGGGTGCTGGCCGGCGGCCGCCACCCCGACGGGGTCTACCGTGCCCGGCGCGAGCGGGCGTTCATCGTCGCCGTCGAGTGCACCGAGCCGGGCGAGACCTGCTTCTGCGTCTCCATGGGCAGCGGCCCGGCGGCCGAGAACGGCTACGACCTGGCGCTGACGGAGCTCACCACCGCGGACGGCGGCGGGGACACCGACGGCCGCGGGGACGGGGAGCACCGCTTCCTCGTCCGCGTCGGCAGCGAGGAGGGCGCGGCCGTCCTGGAGGAGGTGGCGCACCGGCCCGCCGACCGGCCCACGGCGGCGGCCGCCCGGGACCGGGTGACCGAGGCGTCCCGCCGGATGGGCCGAGCCATGCCGCCGGTCGACCTGCGGCGGCTGATGGGCGACAGCCTGGACTCCGCGCACTGGGACGACATCGCCGAGCGCTGTCTGAGCTGCGGCAACTGCACCCTGGTCTGCCCGACCTGCTTCTGCACCACCACGGAGGACGTCACCGACCTCACCGGCGACCACGCCGAGCGGTGGCGCCGCTGGGACTCCTGCTTCGACCTGGACTTCTCCTTCATGCACGGCGGCCCGGTGCGGTCCTCGGTGCGCAGCCGCCACCGCCAGTGGATGACCCACAAACTCGCCACCTGGTACGACCAGTTCGGCAGCTCCGGCTGTGTGGGCTGCGGCCGCTGCGTCGTCTGGTGCCCGGTCGGTATCGACATCACCGAGGAGGCCGCGGAGTTCCACGCGCGGGCGCGCGACGCGGCGGGGGGCCGGGACGGGCCCGGCGGCGACGGCCGGACCGGCGGTGGCGTCCCCGCGGCCGCCGCGCACCGCACGGACGGAGGACTCCCGTGAAGACCTCGGCCACCGGCTTCTCCCCCGGTACGGGTTCCGGAGCCGCCACCGGCCCCGGCCCCGCCGCAGATCCGGGGTACGCCCCCGGCACCGGCCCGCCCGCCGTGCCGCTCCCCTACCGGGTGGTGCGCCGCCGCGCGGAGACCGCCGACACCGCGAGCTTCGTCCTCGAACCGCTGGACGAGGCCCTGCCGCCGTTCCGTCCCGGCCAGTTCGCCATGCTGTACGCGTTCGGCGTCGGCGACATCCCCGTCTCGGTCAGCGGCATCCTGCCGCACCGCCACCGGCTGATGCACACGGTACGGGCCGTCGGCGCCGTCTCCACCGCCCTCTGCGAGCTGGGCCCCGGCGACACCGTCGGGGTGCGCGGCCCCTTCGGCACCGTGTGGGACACCTCCCGGGCCGCGGGCGGCGACGTGCTCGTCATCGCCGGCGGCATCGGCCTGGCGCCGCTGCGGCCGCTGGTCTACGAGGTGTTCCGCGCCCCGCACCGGTTCCGGCGCGTCCACGTCCTCATCGGTGCCCGCACCCCCGGCGATCTGGTCTACCGCGACGAGACCGCCGTGTGGGCGGCCGCCGGCCCGGGCGGCACGGCGCTCACCGTCGACCGGCCGGACGCCGGCTGGGCCGGCGACGTCGGCCTCGTCACCGGCCTGCTGGGGCACGCGCGGTTCGACCCGCCCGGCACCACGGCGTACGTCTGCGGTCCCGAGGTGATGATCCGGGCCACCGCCCGGGAGCTGGTGCACCGCGGGCTGCGGCCGGAGCGCGTGCTGGTCTCGCTGGAGCGCACCATGCGCTGCGGCACCGGCCACTGCGGGCACTGCCAGCTCGGGCCGCTGCTGCTCTGCCGGGACGGAGCGGTCCTCGGCTACGACCGTGCCGCGCCCCTCCTCGCCACCCGGGAGCTGTGACATGACCACGGACGGCACCACCACGGCCGGCGCTGCCGGGGCCACCGCGCGGGCGGACGGTCTCCCCACCCTCGCCGTGTACAAGCTCGCCTCCTGCGACGGCTGCCAGCTCACCCTGCTGAACTGCGAGGACGAACTGCTGGCGCTGGCCGGGCGGGTGCGCATCGGCTACTTCCCGGAGGCGACCCGGGCGGTCCTGCCCGGCCCGTACGATCTGGCGCTGGTCGAGGGCTCCGTCACCACGGCCGCCGACGCCGAACGGGTGCGCGAGATCCGCGCCGCCTCCCGCCACCTGGTGGCCATCGGCGCCTGCGCGACGGCCGGCGGCATCCAGGCGCTGCGCAACTTCGCCGATGTGGCGGAGTTCCGCGCGGCCGTCTACGCCCGCCCGGAGCAGATCGACGCGCTGGCCGGCTCCACCCCCGTATCGGACCATGTGAAGGTCGACTTCGAACTGCGCGGCTGCCCCGTGGACCGGGGCCAGCTGCTGGAGGTCGTCACGGCCTTCCTCGCCGGGCGCAAGCCCGGCATCCCCGACCACAGCGTCTGCTTCGCGTGCAAGCGGCGCGGCACGGTCTGCGTGACCGTGGCCCACGGCACCCCCTGCCTGGGCCCGGTCACCCACGCCGGCTGCGGCGCCCTGTGCCCGGCCTACGGGCGCGGCTGCTACGGCTGCTTCGGCCCGTCCGCCGACGCCGCCCCGGACAAGCTGATCCCGCTGCTGCGCCGGGACGGCATGGACGACCGCGCCGTCGAACGCTTCCTGCGCACCTTCACCGCCGCCGCCTTCGAGAGCCTGCGGGCCGGCGGCACCGCCCCCGGCGGAGCGCGGGAGAAGCGGGCCTCCGGGGACGCACGGGAGCGGAAGCGGGACCGGAAGCAGAAGCAGAGGAAGGAGGCGGCGTCATGACCCACCGCGGCTCCCGCGTGCTGCACGTCGGGGCCCTCGCCCGCGTCGAGGGCGAGGGCGAGCTGCGGCTGCGCGTCCACGACGGGCGGGTGGCCGAGGCCCGGCTGCGCATCTACGAACCGCCGCGCTTCTTCGAGGCGTTCCTGCGCGGCCGCGCCCACACCGAACCACCGGACATCACCGCCCGGATCTGCGGCATCTGCCCCGTCGCCTACCAGATGAGCGCCTGCCGGGCCATCGAGGACGCCTGCGGTGTCACGGTCGGCGGGCAGCTCGCCGCGCTGCGCCGGCTGCTGTACTGCGGCGAGTGGATCGAGAGCCAGGCCCTCCACATCCACCTGCTCCACGCCCCCGACTTCCTCGGCTGTGACGGCGCGATCGAACTCGCCCGCACCCACCGCCCGGAGGTCGAGCGGGGCCTGCGGCTGAAGCAGGCCGGCAACGCGATCCTGGAACTCCTCGGCGGCCGCGCCGTCCACCCGGTCAACGTGCGCCTCGGCGGGTTCCACCGCGTGCCCGCCCGCTCCGAACTGGAGCCGCTCGCCGAGCGGCTGCGGCGGTCCCTCGACGACGCCCGGGAGACGGTGCGCTGGGCGTCCGGCTTCGACTTCCCCGACGCGGCGGTCGACGCCGACCTGCTCGCCCTGGCCGAACCCGGCGGGTACGCCATCGACAGCGGCACGCCCACCGTGCTGCCCGCCGGCGGCGGCCCGCTCCGCTCCTTCCCCGTCGCCGAGTTCGGCGAGCACGTCACCGAGGAGCAGCTGCCGCACTCCACCGCCCTGTACTCCCGGCTCGACGGCCGCCGCCATCTCACCGGGCCCCTCGCCCGGTACGCGGTCAGCGGCCGGTGGCTGACGGGCGCGGCGCGCGAGGCGGCGGACGAGGCGGGGCTCGGGGAAATCTGCCGGAACCCCTTCCGCAGCGTGCTGGTGCGCGGCGTGGAGACCGTCCACGCGGTGGAGGAGGCGCTGCGCGTCATCGAGGCGTACGAGCCGCCGCGCCACCCGTACGTGGAGGTGCCGCCGCGCGCCGGCACCGGCCACGGGGCGACGGAGGCCCCGCGCGGGCTGCTCCACCACACCTACGTCCTCGACGCGGACGGCACCGTCACCGCGGCGCGGCTGGTGCCGCCCACCGCGCAGAACCAGGGCGCCATCGAGGCGGATCTGCGCAGCGTGGCCCAGGCCGCGCTGGACGGCGGCGATCCGACGGACGAGGAGCTGACGGCGCTGTGCGAACGGGCCATCCGCAACCACGATCCGTGCATCTCCTGCGCCACCCACTTCCTCGACCTGACCGTGGACCGGGGGTGAGGGGGCGGGGCATCCGCGGACCGCGACCGCGACCGCACACACGAGCCGCGCGCCCGGGCGCGCGGACCTCATCCGACGAGCGAGGCACCATGAAGTATCTGGACGAGTACCGTGATCCGGCCCTGGCCCGCCGCCTGCTGGAGGAGCTGCGCCGCACCGCCACCCGCCCGTGGCAGATCATGGAGGTCTGCGGTGGCCAGACCCACACGCTCGTCCGGCAGGGCATCGACGAGCTGCTGCCCGCCGGGATGCGGATGGTGCACGGCCCCGGCTGCCCGGTGTGCGTGACGCCGCTGGAGACGCTGGACCGGGCCATGGCCATCGCCGCCCGGCCGGGCGTGACCCTCGCCAGCTTCGGCGACATGCTCCGCGTCCCGGGCTCGGACACCGATCTGCTGTCGCTCCGCGCCCGGGGCGCGGATGTGCGGGTCGTGTACTCGCCCATGGAGGCCGTCCGGCTCGCCGTGCTCCACCCGGACCGCGAGGTGGTGTTCCTGGCGGTCGGGTTCGAGACCACCGCCCCGGCCAACGCCATGGCCGTGCTGCACGCCTCCCGCCTGGGGCTGCGCAACTTCTCGGTGCTGGTCAGCCATGTCCTCGTGCCGCCCGCCATGACGGCGCTGCTGGACGACCCGGACTGCGAGGTGGAGGCGTTCCTCGCCGCCGGGCATGTCTGCGCGGTGATGGGCTGCTCCGCGTACGAGCCGATCGCAACCCGCTACCGGGTGCCCATCGTCGTCACCGGGTTCGAACCGCTCGATCTGCTGGAGGGCATCCTCATGACGGTGCGGCAGCTCGAAGCGGGCCGGGCGGAGGTGGAGAACCAGTACGCGCGGGCCGTGCGGCGGGACGGCAACATCGCCGCCCGGAGCATCGTCGAGCACGTCTTCCGGGTCACGGACCGGACCTGGCGCGGTATCGGCCCGCTGCCGGAGAGCGGTCTCGGGCTGCGCCCGGAGTTCGCCGACTACGACGCGGCCCTCCGCCACAAGGTGGAGGACCTGCACCCGGCCGAGGACCCCCAGTGCCTGGCCGGCTCCATCCTGACCGGCGCCGCCCTGCCCGTCGACTGCCCCGCCTACGGCACCCGCTGCACCCCCCGCCATCCCCTCGGCGCGCCCATGGTGTCCGCCGAGGGCACCTGCGCCGCGTTCCACGCGGCCGGACGGACCAGGAGCCCGCTGTGAGCAGCTGCCCGAACCCCCATGAGGAACACGAGCGCGTGCTGCTCGGCCACGGTGCCGGCGGCCGGCTGACCGCGGAGCTGCTGGAGAGCCTGCTGCTGCCGGCCGTCGGCGGCTTCCCGGCGGGCCCGCCGGAGGGGCCGCTGGAGGACGCGGCGCCGCTGCCCGGCCGGCCCGAACTGGTGATGAGCACCGACGGATTCGTCGTCCACCCGCTGTTCTTCCCCGGCGGGGACATCGGCTCGCTCGCCGTGCACGGCACCGTCAACGACCTGGCGGTGATGGGGGCCCGTCCGCTCGCCCTGTCGGTGGCGCTCGTCATCGAAGAGGGGCTGCCGCTGTCCGAACTGCGGTCGGTGGCGGGCTCGCTGGGCAAGGCGGCGCGCGAGGCGGAGGTGCCGGTCGTCACCGGGGACACCAAGGTCGTGGGGCGCGGCGCCGCCGACAAGATCTTCATCACCACCACCGGGATCGGCACCCGCATCCCCGGCCTGGCCCCGTCGGCGGCCCGCGCCCGCCCGGGGGACGCGGTGCTGCTGTCGGGCCCCATCGGCCTGCACGGCACGGCCGTCCTCAGCACCCGCGAGGGCCTGGGGTTCGAAGCCGACATCGCCTCCGACTCCCGTCCGCTGCACCGGCTGGTGGAGGCCCTGGCCCCGGTCGGCGCCCGGCTGCACACCCTGCGCGATCCGACCCGGGGCGGTCTGGCGGCCACGCTCAACGAGATCGCCCGTGACTCGGGGGTGGCCGTGGAGATCGACGAGTCCGCGCTGCCGGTGCCCGGCCCGGTCGCCGCGGCCTGCGACCTGCTGGGGCTGGACCCGCTGCATGTCGCCAACGAGGGCTGCATGGTCGCCTTCGTGGCCCCGTCCGCCGCCGAGGCGGCCCTGGCGGCGATGCGTTCGCGCGCGGAGGGCACCGGCGCCGTCCGGATCGGCGAGGCGACGGCGGGCCCGGCGGGCCGGGTCCTCCTGCGCACCCTGGTCGGTGCCCGCCGCGTCGTGGACATGCCGGTCGGCGAGCAACTGCCGCGCATCTGCTGAGCCTCGCGGTGCCCGGCGGGCAGCGGGTGCGCCCGGGGGCGGCCGTCACGCGCCGGACGCCCGGTCCCCCCCGTCGTCGAACCGCGCCAGCCGCGCCGTCACGTCGTCGGCGAAGCGTGCGAGGAGGCGGGCAAGGTCGTCACGGTCCCGCTGCGGCCAGTCGGTGAGCGCTTCGGTGAACCAGCCCAGCAGATAGGCCACGTACCGGTTGGCCGCTTCCTCACCCGGCCCGGTCGCTTCGATGAGGCGTGCGCGGCCGTCGTCCGGGTCGGTGACGCGGCGGACGAGTCCGCGCTTCTCCAGGATCTGGACCTGACGGGTCACGTGCGGGCCCACGACCTGCATGCGGTCGGCGATCTCCCCGATCCGCAACGGCTTGCCGGCCACGCGGAGGGTCATGAGCACGCCGATCGCGGGGCGGTCGCGGGCCAGGCCCGCCTCATCGGTGGCGCGTTCGACGAGCCGGCCCTTCGTGATGGCCGTGCTGAGCTGGGCGATCCGGGGAAACACGGCCAGGAGGGCGGATTCCCGGTGCTCCGGTGCGGGCTCCCCGGAGGGTTCGGGGGACATGACACCTCCTTTTACATACCTGAGTTAGGTATCTGTTACGGTGGTACCGGTCACACGCCGGCAAGGGGCCCGTATGGGCCGCATAAGGATACCTGAGGTACACATCTTTTCCGCTGCCGCGGTGCGGTGCGTACCGCTTGCGAGCCGGGGCGCTCCCCGGTGGAGAGTGAAGAGGTGAGAAGCGTGAACGACACGCCCCGTCCCGACCGCCCCGACCGTCCCGGCCGTCCGGCCCGGCGCGCACAGCGCGTACTGATCTCCGGAGCGAGCATCGCGGGCCCCGCGCTCGCGTACTGGCTCGACCGGTACGGCTTCGAGGTCACCGTCGTCGAGAAGGCCCCCACGGTGCGCCGGGGCGGGTACGCGATCGACATACGCGGCACGGCCCGTGACGTCGTGGACCGCATGGGCCTGCTGCCGCGCCTGCGCCGGGCACACGTCGACTCCCGGCGGATCACCTTCGTGGACGCCGCCGGTGAGACGATCGGGTCCCTGCAGCCCGAACAGGTGACCGGAGGAGAGGCGGGCCTCGACCTCGAGATCCGCCGCGGGGACCTGGCCGACGCGCTCGCCACGTCGCTGCCGGAGCGGGTCGAGTTCCTGTTCGACGATTCGATCGCGACGCTGGACGACGACGGTGACGCCGTCCACGTCGTCTTCGCCGGCGGCACGCGCCGCACCTTCGACCTGGTGATCGGCGCGGACGGCCTGCACTCGAAC from the Streptomyces xinghaiensis S187 genome contains:
- a CDS encoding MarR family winged helix-turn-helix transcriptional regulator, yielding MSPEPSGEPAPEHRESALLAVFPRIAQLSTAITKGRLVERATDEAGLARDRPAIGVLMTLRVAGKPLRIGEIADRMQVVGPHVTRQVQILEKRGLVRRVTDPDDGRARLIEATGPGEEAANRYVAYLLGWFTEALTDWPQRDRDDLARLLARFADDVTARLARFDDGGDRASGA